One window of the Shimwellia blattae DSM 4481 = NBRC 105725 genome contains the following:
- a CDS encoding N-acetylmuramidase domain-containing protein, with protein sequence MKPYELDKRSALMATSWGKFQILASNYKAAGYSSPEEFVRSISKSEKNQLAAFVNFINSDPVLLKAIRNKDWLAFALRFNGPRQNGYDLRMRGNYEKNK encoded by the coding sequence TTGAAACCGTATGAGCTCGATAAGCGTTCAGCACTAATGGCAACCTCTTGGGGCAAGTTTCAAATTCTTGCGTCAAATTATAAGGCGGCAGGCTATTCGTCACCAGAGGAGTTTGTGAGATCGATTTCAAAGTCAGAAAAAAATCAATTAGCAGCCTTTGTTAATTTTATTAATTCTGATCCTGTGCTTTTGAAAGCAATCAGAAATAAAGATTGGCTTGCTTTTGCATTGAGATTTAATGGGCCTAGACAGAATGGATACGATTTAAGAATGAGAGGTAATTATGAAAAAAATAAATAG
- a CDS encoding lysozyme inhibitor LprI family protein, translated as MSVIKVFVFGLSFLISIPVLADDACSAKSETQSIDSCYAELKSDSEKRLNDEYIAFKKRIAENYLTDKDMSDRYLSNLLSVQRNWLKYRDQQCAMESLFADSGSQANVTLVNKCISRIDEQRIKEMQSLPY; from the coding sequence ATGTCAGTAATTAAAGTATTTGTTTTTGGCTTGTCATTTTTGATATCTATTCCAGTATTAGCAGACGATGCTTGCTCTGCGAAAAGTGAAACTCAATCCATTGATTCTTGCTATGCAGAATTGAAAAGTGACTCTGAAAAACGTCTTAATGATGAATATATCGCATTCAAAAAACGAATAGCTGAGAATTATTTAACGGATAAGGATATGTCTGATCGCTACTTATCTAATTTATTGTCGGTGCAAAGGAATTGGTTGAAGTATAGAGATCAGCAGTGCGCTATGGAGTCACTATTTGCTGACTCAGGATCCCAAGCCAACGTAACGTTAGTCAATAAATGTATTTCTCGCATTGATGAGCAACGGATTAAAGAAATGCAATCCTTACCTTATTAA
- a CDS encoding tetratricopeptide repeat protein gives MRVITSILVLLFSLNTNANVKIYENDTSILGLEQTGDRTKISSTLYGGSDQSGESSPANCVVKYILEDEGVNFKGRLIPFSTDGMSYSVDNKIMASFEPVGNVMTYVSDRPLDVCPMATDFVGDYDLVSDKTAKYKSYFDILIKLNYTNALKVFRLRGVSSAIDLIEPYVQQSIHNDYYYADVFNDYGFLLQQAGRNVDAVTVLNIVVKNTPKRAVAYLNIADAYWASGDVTKSSQNYKEYIKLMKISHNNKIPKRAIDRSK, from the coding sequence ATGAGAGTGATTACTAGTATATTGGTGCTGTTGTTTTCGTTGAACACAAATGCAAACGTGAAGATCTATGAAAATGATACTTCAATTTTAGGTTTAGAACAGACAGGGGATAGAACAAAAATTTCTTCTACTCTGTATGGGGGAAGCGATCAATCAGGTGAATCATCTCCAGCTAATTGTGTAGTAAAATATATATTAGAAGATGAAGGTGTGAATTTTAAAGGCAGGTTAATTCCATTTTCAACTGATGGTATGAGTTATTCAGTCGATAATAAAATAATGGCATCATTTGAACCAGTGGGAAATGTAATGACTTATGTTTCAGATAGGCCACTGGATGTATGTCCAATGGCGACTGATTTTGTAGGGGATTATGACTTAGTAAGTGATAAAACAGCTAAGTATAAATCTTATTTTGATATTTTAATTAAGCTCAATTATACAAATGCACTAAAGGTTTTTCGTTTAAGGGGTGTTTCTTCTGCTATTGACCTTATTGAACCTTATGTACAGCAGTCTATTCATAATGATTATTATTACGCAGATGTTTTTAATGATTACGGATTTTTATTGCAGCAGGCTGGTAGAAATGTAGATGCAGTGACTGTTCTAAATATTGTAGTGAAGAATACACCGAAACGCGCGGTCGCCTATCTTAATATTGCTGATGCATATTGGGCATCAGGAGATGTAACCAAGTCTTCGCAAAACTACAAAGAATATATTAAGTTAATGAAAATTTCTCACAACAATAAAATACCTAAAAGAGCTATTGATAGAAGTAAGTGA
- a CDS encoding FG-GAP repeat protein, with protein MSLTVSDGVIFGVYIYKKFKRNIFLNGAFSTDSVVLNENVGGSTAVMTLKPTMDGYQGQWCEKKCLPVTLLKHDTFKDGQLDNVKISDSEHGDYELKITFEGNFENILLLDSIDTPTVDFIDINGDGFYDVIVRTDHRPNNGSQSVYISTDQGFVEQKELSGVNGTLTYKPLTKNIVFESKDDCCEKYNKVVYSFNKGKLIKINDMYFDYTSEKGYSENGNEVSKAIFESY; from the coding sequence ATGAGTCTTACCGTTTCTGACGGGGTGATTTTTGGCGTTTATATATATAAAAAATTCAAAAGAAATATTTTTTTAAACGGAGCATTCTCGACAGATTCGGTTGTATTGAATGAAAATGTAGGCGGTAGTACTGCTGTGATGACTCTTAAACCTACAATGGATGGATATCAAGGTCAGTGGTGTGAGAAAAAATGTCTCCCTGTAACTCTGTTAAAGCATGATACCTTTAAAGATGGCCAGCTGGATAATGTAAAAATATCTGATTCTGAGCATGGCGATTACGAGTTAAAGATAACGTTTGAAGGAAATTTTGAAAATATATTATTATTGGATTCAATTGATACTCCGACTGTCGATTTTATAGATATTAATGGCGATGGTTTTTATGATGTAATTGTTCGGACTGACCATCGACCAAATAATGGAAGCCAAAGTGTATATATTTCAACTGATCAAGGCTTTGTGGAACAGAAGGAGTTAAGTGGTGTAAATGGAACATTAACATACAAACCACTCACTAAAAATATAGTGTTTGAATCAAAGGATGATTGTTGCGAGAAGTATAATAAGGTTGTTTATTCATTCAATAAAGGCAAACTGATTAAAATCAATGATATGTATTTTGATTATACAAGTGAGAAAGGATATTCTGAAAATGGTAATGAAGTTTCAAAAGCAATATTCGAATCTTATTGA
- a CDS encoding PAAR domain-containing protein, whose translation MKGIIRLGDKTTHGGAVLSCSTTMFFGDIGVARIGDRVSCPVHGDTTIVEGNPNYRDRGVPVAFHGHKCGCGCTLISSLPDALVG comes from the coding sequence ATGAAAGGAATAATCCGCCTCGGTGACAAAACTACCCATGGAGGAGCAGTGTTGTCCTGCTCAACAACCATGTTTTTTGGTGATATCGGTGTGGCCCGTATAGGTGATCGCGTTTCCTGCCCTGTGCATGGAGATACCACTATCGTCGAAGGTAACCCAAATTACCGCGATCGGGGTGTTCCTGTGGCGTTCCACGGTCACAAGTGTGGCTGCGGCTGCACGCTTATCAGCTCGCTGCCTGATGCTCTGGTGGGGTAA
- a CDS encoding ImcF-related family protein: MKILSTFLLALLLGALSVCLIGGALWFYPEWVKDTFNTGPFSTTGIVIISLLLMLAALIIGWVLETVFMKNGEKQGKLDVITSGQQAAASQPEAKHTDADTSRFVAEVLVDHLRLRYSRRWKAKVRLLLVQGSESDIEKVVPGLKRDHWQESDGIVLIHGGLPESVPDDEFLSVLKDVRPQRPLDGVVQVMNAATLPDTARQDILVRVRQKADTLLGWQLPVWLWLVREGTWFRDGEGVPPTGVLFGPGATTEEARSALATLSSELQTPGVAALLENSQHHWLLNLSKALRGTLRRDLVPLLTTLMSGPAPYRLRGVMLSPALPGTETVPHARLSPPVWQALENDSLQVHARKIGFHWQKVLRLVVLGLVLLWGAGTLLSLSVNRTQIWLAQDTARVAADTRQPLPDRLRNQLALQQTIARLQNREVHGAPWYTRFGLNQDRDTLKLLWPLYARNSQQLMRDALADELHRQLSAFVQLPPASSARTSATRKTYSLLKGYLMLARPDKADANWLADNMLKTWPHRSSVPDSVWQTQAPKLLGFWAQNLPAHPEWKITPDHEIVSTVRQILLRQIGQRNAESGLYQEMLGRIARNWPDLTLADITGDTDASSLFSSEEVVPGMFTHQAWEEQVEDAIDEVVKARRDEIDWVLTDKTHQPGGDVSPEMLKQRLTERYFTDFGNAWLNMANSIQWHEAASLSEAIAQLNLLADVRQSPLVALMNTLAWQGQTGTKGERLADSLVDSAKKLVGRKKSAKQFIDQAQGPKGPLDGVFGPLTSLMAGKDGTGSNGNLSFQSWLARVTQVRLKLQQVTSAPDPQAMAQMLAQTVFQGKAIDLTDTRDYGSLVAASLGQEWNGFGQALFVQPLDLAWRQVLAPAAGSLNARWQSTIVSQWNTAFAGRYPFKATGSDASLPLLAQFLRRDSGRIAAFIKTNLGGMLHQEGSHWVVDQAASQGMHISPAFLVAINKIADISDIVFAQGDAGVHFELMARPSRDVARTQLTLDGQKLDYFNQMESWQSFTWPGNTYYPGADLSWRSTSSEMRLYASNQGNWGFIRLLDKAQITPLDSSRTQLVWITPDGSPLKFIMRSELGDGPLALLELQGFSLPQTIFTVGTVDSTSTLAGDE; the protein is encoded by the coding sequence ATGAAAATATTATCCACCTTTCTGCTTGCGCTGCTCCTGGGCGCATTATCTGTCTGCCTTATTGGCGGCGCACTCTGGTTTTATCCTGAGTGGGTTAAGGACACCTTCAACACAGGCCCGTTCAGCACGACCGGCATAGTGATCATCAGCCTGCTGCTGATGCTGGCGGCGCTGATTATCGGTTGGGTACTTGAAACCGTATTTATGAAGAACGGTGAAAAGCAGGGAAAGCTGGATGTGATCACCTCCGGACAGCAGGCTGCTGCATCCCAGCCTGAAGCAAAGCATACCGACGCAGACACCTCCCGGTTTGTGGCTGAGGTGCTGGTCGATCACCTGCGTCTGCGTTACAGCCGCCGCTGGAAAGCCAAAGTCCGTTTGTTACTGGTGCAGGGCAGTGAAAGCGATATCGAAAAAGTGGTGCCGGGCCTTAAACGTGACCACTGGCAGGAGAGCGACGGGATTGTGCTTATTCACGGCGGCCTGCCGGAAAGCGTGCCTGATGATGAATTTCTGTCCGTCCTGAAAGACGTGCGCCCACAGCGACCGCTGGATGGCGTGGTGCAGGTGATGAATGCGGCTACACTGCCGGATACGGCGAGGCAGGATATCCTGGTACGTGTGCGGCAGAAGGCCGATACGTTGCTGGGCTGGCAGCTGCCGGTCTGGTTGTGGCTTGTCCGGGAAGGCACCTGGTTCCGTGACGGGGAGGGAGTGCCGCCGACAGGCGTCCTGTTCGGCCCGGGGGCGACAACGGAAGAGGCCCGCTCGGCACTGGCCACGCTCTCGTCGGAGCTGCAAACTCCCGGTGTGGCGGCACTGCTGGAGAATTCACAACATCACTGGCTGTTGAACCTGTCAAAAGCCCTGCGCGGCACGCTGCGACGCGACCTGGTGCCGCTGCTGACTACGCTGATGTCGGGGCCAGCCCCTTACCGACTGCGCGGAGTGATGCTCAGCCCGGCATTGCCGGGAACCGAAACGGTGCCACATGCGCGCCTGTCGCCACCGGTCTGGCAGGCACTTGAAAATGACAGCCTGCAGGTGCATGCCCGTAAAATCGGCTTCCACTGGCAAAAGGTGCTGCGTCTGGTGGTGCTGGGGCTGGTTCTTCTCTGGGGGGCAGGCACGTTGCTGTCGCTGTCCGTCAACCGCACTCAAATCTGGCTCGCTCAGGATACGGCACGGGTGGCGGCCGATACCCGGCAGCCTTTGCCGGATCGCCTGCGTAACCAGCTGGCCTTGCAGCAGACCATTGCCCGCCTGCAGAACCGTGAAGTACACGGTGCGCCGTGGTACACCCGCTTTGGCCTGAACCAGGACAGGGATACACTGAAGTTGCTCTGGCCTTTATACGCCCGTAACAGCCAGCAACTGATGCGCGATGCGCTGGCAGATGAACTTCACCGCCAGCTCAGCGCCTTTGTTCAGTTGCCTCCGGCAAGCAGCGCACGTACGTCTGCCACCCGGAAGACGTACAGCCTGCTTAAAGGTTACCTGATGCTGGCCCGTCCCGATAAAGCGGATGCAAACTGGCTTGCCGATAATATGCTGAAAACCTGGCCGCACCGCAGCAGCGTGCCGGACAGCGTATGGCAGACCCAGGCCCCGAAGCTGCTCGGCTTCTGGGCGCAGAACTTGCCGGCACACCCGGAGTGGAAAATCACCCCTGACCACGAAATAGTGAGCACGGTACGCCAGATTCTGCTCAGGCAGATTGGTCAGCGTAACGCGGAAAGCGGCCTGTATCAGGAGATGCTCGGGCGTATTGCCCGTAACTGGCCGGATTTAACCCTCGCGGACATAACCGGCGATACGGATGCTTCGTCCCTGTTCTCCTCTGAGGAAGTGGTGCCAGGGATGTTCACCCACCAGGCATGGGAAGAGCAGGTTGAAGATGCGATTGATGAGGTAGTGAAGGCCCGCCGTGATGAAATCGACTGGGTACTCACCGACAAAACCCATCAGCCAGGCGGTGATGTCTCACCGGAGATGCTGAAACAGCGCCTGACGGAGCGTTATTTTACTGATTTTGGCAACGCCTGGCTCAATATGGCCAACAGCATTCAGTGGCACGAAGCGGCCTCGCTCTCCGAAGCCATTGCCCAGCTGAATCTGCTGGCGGATGTTCGTCAGTCACCGCTGGTGGCGCTGATGAATACTCTTGCCTGGCAGGGACAGACCGGAACTAAAGGAGAGCGACTTGCAGACTCTCTGGTGGACTCGGCGAAAAAACTGGTCGGGCGTAAGAAGAGCGCTAAGCAGTTTATTGATCAGGCGCAGGGTCCAAAAGGGCCGCTCGACGGCGTGTTTGGCCCGCTCACGAGCCTGATGGCTGGTAAGGACGGTACCGGCTCGAACGGCAACCTCAGTTTCCAGTCCTGGCTTGCCCGTGTAACCCAGGTGCGACTCAAACTCCAGCAGGTAACCAGCGCTCCCGATCCCCAGGCGATGGCGCAGATGCTGGCTCAGACCGTCTTCCAGGGAAAAGCCATCGACCTGACCGACACCCGTGATTATGGTTCTCTGGTGGCGGCAAGTCTCGGGCAGGAGTGGAACGGATTCGGGCAGGCGCTGTTTGTGCAGCCGCTTGACCTGGCCTGGCGTCAGGTGCTGGCCCCGGCCGCAGGCAGCCTTAATGCCCGCTGGCAGAGCACCATTGTTTCGCAGTGGAACACCGCCTTTGCCGGACGCTATCCGTTCAAGGCCACCGGCAGCGATGCCTCCCTGCCGTTACTGGCCCAGTTCCTGCGGCGCGACTCCGGGCGCATTGCGGCGTTCATCAAAACTAACCTCGGCGGCATGCTGCATCAGGAGGGCAGTCACTGGGTGGTGGATCAGGCCGCCAGCCAGGGAATGCATATCAGCCCCGCGTTTCTTGTCGCCATTAATAAGATTGCCGATATCTCGGATATCGTCTTTGCTCAGGGCGATGCCGGGGTACATTTCGAGCTGATGGCCCGGCCATCACGCGATGTGGCCCGTACCCAGCTGACGCTTGATGGACAGAAACTGGATTACTTCAACCAGATGGAAAGCTGGCAGAGCTTCACCTGGCCGGGCAATACGTATTATCCGGGAGCCGACCTGAGCTGGCGCTCAACCAGCTCTGAAATGCGTCTCTATGCCAGCAACCAGGGCAACTGGGGCTTTATTCGACTGCTCGACAAGGCACAGATCACCCCGCTCGACAGCAGCCGCACCCAGCTGGTGTGGATCACCCCGGACGGCAGCCCGCTGAAATTTATCATGCGCAGCGAGCTCGGCGACGGGCCGCTGGCGCTGCTCGAACTGCAGGGCTTCAGCCTGCCGCAGACGATTTTTACCGTGGGTACAGTTGACAGCACATCCACGCTTGCCGGAGACGAATAA
- the tssA gene encoding type VI secretion system protein TssA, producing MVTAETLLTLCLPDAARRTALIAQARENLSRWSPWLTPLPGGHGAGNDPTYEDDFQLMREEINKFSGTDTGVLCRLAESILTRSARDIRVVTWYILARLLRDGDAGLADGILLLTAMLSQAGGHCHPQRSAARLAALDWLNSEKMLDAFSRWPDVTREDTARTAAALCLLESALGSLPEVERPAFTALLRTLETRLAGSGGLDTPVASSGQDNPGESPHSTPTPGAAVPEAAVVKSEVELVRQLRVLSGWVVEQPQGWLAAHRMMKAARWDLVTQLPALDASGRTRLLPPKADYRAQLKRLYLQQSWTELVEQVDVMFTEGGNRFWLDLQWYLWQGLSRAGGTWEHWAEYILSDLRLLLKRLPGLETLAWNDGTPLADEVTLNWIAEKVNNEMSGFAGEPAVLSGGQTDDIFALEAEAMEKGDNDGPEAALAWLQNRPDMASPRSRWLLRLLMARVAEQYGRNELALHLLGELTGSAPQLTLSEWEPGLLFDVQASRLRLLRLKAGRSESDKARFAPEMDSLLATLIALDPARAMVLCV from the coding sequence ATGGTGACTGCAGAAACACTCCTGACCCTGTGTCTTCCGGATGCAGCCCGGCGTACCGCACTGATCGCACAGGCCCGGGAAAACCTCTCCCGGTGGTCGCCGTGGCTGACACCACTCCCGGGCGGTCATGGGGCCGGAAACGACCCGACCTATGAAGATGATTTCCAGCTGATGCGTGAGGAAATCAATAAGTTTTCCGGCACCGATACCGGGGTGCTGTGCCGCCTGGCGGAAAGCATTCTTACCCGCAGTGCGCGGGATATCCGGGTGGTGACCTGGTATATCCTGGCACGCCTGCTGCGTGATGGTGATGCGGGTCTGGCTGACGGTATCCTGCTGCTGACGGCAATGCTCAGCCAGGCCGGGGGGCACTGTCATCCGCAGCGCAGCGCCGCAAGGCTGGCTGCACTCGACTGGCTGAACAGTGAAAAAATGCTGGATGCATTCTCGCGATGGCCGGACGTGACGCGGGAAGATACCGCCAGAACGGCCGCAGCGCTGTGTCTGCTGGAGTCCGCGCTGGGATCTTTACCGGAGGTTGAGCGCCCTGCGTTTACCGCCCTGCTGCGGACCCTGGAAACCCGCCTTGCCGGTAGCGGTGGGCTGGATACGCCGGTGGCTTCATCAGGCCAGGATAATCCAGGTGAAAGCCCCCACAGCACACCGACACCGGGCGCTGCAGTGCCGGAGGCTGCTGTCGTCAAATCAGAAGTAGAGCTGGTACGCCAGCTGCGCGTGTTGTCCGGCTGGGTGGTAGAGCAGCCGCAGGGCTGGCTTGCCGCTCACCGGATGATGAAGGCCGCCCGCTGGGATCTGGTAACGCAACTGCCGGCGCTGGATGCGAGCGGCAGGACGCGTCTGCTGCCGCCGAAGGCCGACTACCGGGCTCAGCTGAAACGCCTGTACCTGCAGCAGAGCTGGACCGAACTGGTGGAGCAGGTGGATGTGATGTTCACTGAAGGTGGCAACCGCTTCTGGCTCGATTTGCAGTGGTATCTGTGGCAGGGGCTGAGCCGGGCTGGTGGGACGTGGGAACACTGGGCGGAGTACATACTCAGCGATCTGAGACTGTTGCTGAAACGCCTGCCAGGCCTGGAGACGCTTGCCTGGAACGATGGCACGCCCCTGGCCGATGAGGTGACGCTGAACTGGATAGCCGAAAAGGTCAACAATGAAATGTCCGGGTTTGCTGGTGAGCCTGCGGTGCTAAGCGGAGGCCAGACGGATGACATATTTGCGCTGGAAGCCGAGGCGATGGAAAAAGGTGACAACGATGGCCCGGAGGCCGCGCTGGCCTGGCTTCAGAATCGCCCGGATATGGCCTCACCCCGAAGCCGCTGGTTACTCCGTTTACTCATGGCCCGGGTGGCAGAGCAGTACGGGCGCAATGAGCTCGCACTGCACCTGCTCGGTGAACTTACCGGGAGCGCCCCACAGCTGACCCTCAGTGAGTGGGAGCCAGGGCTGCTGTTTGATGTGCAGGCCAGCCGTCTCCGGCTGTTGCGCCTGAAAGCCGGGCGCAGCGAGAGCGACAAAGCCCGTTTTGCGCCTGAAATGGACAGCCTGCTGGCCACGCTGATTGCCCTCGACCCGGCACGTGCGATGGTGCTGTGTGTGTAG
- the tssF gene encoding type VI secretion system baseplate subunit TssF produces MDDLTLRYYEAEMRYLREAGKEFARAHPDRAAMLNLDKTGARDPYVERLFEGFAFLMGRLREKLDDDLPELTEGLVSLLWPHYMRTIPSLSVVAFTPDWRQLRKMEVLENGFSVLSRPVGPDNTVCQYRTTRDVPLQPLHLSEARLQTEPDGRAAIRLRFECPDKVDWAKAGIDKVAIYLDADSPVASALHLALTRRVQAMYIRHSETRTGRVRFEGWCKPMGFDDTDRLWPKGDSAFSGYQLLLEYFSFREKFMFVELKGLELAGLSQKTTWFETDIVLDGGWPSDMPFETDNFRLHCAPVINLFSLEADPLTPDPLQNEYLLRPMRVQDGHTEIYSVDTIHGAVKNGKHPYVPFTSFRHRGGMMRHDAPERYFHTRVKRGPSGLYDTWLILGGKSFEMEQLSQAPESLSIRITGTNGQLPRRSLESTLLDRVVKAGKVPVRVLNLTVPTLPIYPPANDRFHWRVMSHLGSSFLSMMDNPEVLRGTLALYDWTDDEMNRRRLEAIVAVKHTLIRRFEQGFMLRGVDIEITLNADNFAGEGDVALFGEMLHRFFALYADVHLFNQLTLVLQPTGKRLRWKENHSQHIPG; encoded by the coding sequence ATGGATGATTTAACCCTGCGCTACTATGAAGCCGAAATGCGCTATCTGCGCGAAGCTGGTAAAGAGTTTGCTCGCGCTCACCCCGACCGCGCGGCCATGCTTAACCTGGATAAAACCGGGGCCCGTGACCCGTATGTGGAGCGTCTGTTCGAGGGCTTCGCCTTTCTGATGGGCCGCCTGCGTGAAAAGCTCGATGATGACCTGCCGGAGCTGACCGAAGGGCTGGTGAGCCTGCTCTGGCCGCATTACATGCGCACCATCCCGTCGCTGTCGGTAGTGGCGTTCACGCCGGACTGGCGTCAGCTTCGCAAAATGGAAGTACTCGAAAACGGCTTTTCCGTCCTGTCGCGCCCGGTCGGCCCCGATAACACGGTCTGCCAGTATCGCACCACCCGTGACGTACCGCTGCAGCCGCTGCATCTGAGTGAGGCCCGCCTGCAAACTGAGCCCGATGGCCGGGCCGCTATTCGTCTGCGTTTCGAATGCCCGGATAAAGTGGACTGGGCGAAAGCCGGGATTGATAAGGTGGCTATTTACCTTGATGCTGACAGCCCGGTGGCTTCGGCCCTGCATCTGGCGCTGACACGTCGGGTGCAGGCGATGTATATCCGCCACAGTGAGACCCGCACCGGGCGGGTCCGCTTTGAGGGCTGGTGTAAACCCATGGGCTTTGATGACACTGACCGGCTGTGGCCGAAAGGGGATTCAGCGTTCAGTGGCTACCAGCTGTTGCTGGAGTATTTCAGCTTCCGCGAGAAGTTTATGTTTGTGGAGCTTAAAGGGCTGGAGCTTGCTGGCCTGAGCCAGAAAACCACCTGGTTTGAGACCGATATCGTGCTCGACGGCGGCTGGCCATCAGATATGCCGTTTGAGACCGATAATTTCCGCCTGCACTGTGCGCCGGTGATTAACCTGTTCTCACTGGAAGCGGATCCGCTGACGCCCGATCCGCTGCAGAACGAATACCTGCTGCGCCCGATGCGCGTGCAGGACGGGCATACGGAAATCTACAGTGTGGACACTATCCACGGTGCGGTGAAGAATGGCAAACACCCGTACGTACCATTCACCAGTTTCCGCCACCGTGGTGGCATGATGCGCCATGACGCGCCGGAGCGTTATTTCCATACCCGTGTTAAGCGCGGACCTTCGGGCCTTTATGACACATGGCTTATCCTGGGCGGCAAGTCATTCGAGATGGAGCAGTTGTCTCAGGCCCCGGAGTCGCTCTCTATCCGCATCACCGGCACCAACGGCCAGCTGCCGCGCCGCTCACTGGAAAGTACGCTACTTGACCGGGTGGTGAAGGCGGGAAAGGTGCCGGTCAGGGTCCTGAACCTGACGGTGCCGACGCTGCCGATTTACCCGCCAGCAAACGACCGCTTCCACTGGCGGGTGATGAGCCACCTGGGCTCCAGTTTCTTAAGCATGATGGATAACCCGGAAGTGCTGCGCGGCACCCTGGCACTGTACGACTGGACGGATGACGAGATGAACCGCCGTCGTCTGGAGGCGATTGTGGCGGTGAAACACACCCTGATCCGCCGCTTTGAGCAGGGCTTTATGCTGCGCGGGGTTGATATCGAAATCACCCTTAACGCGGACAATTTTGCCGGAGAAGGCGATGTCGCTCTGTTTGGCGAAATGCTGCACCGCTTCTTTGCCCTCTATGCCGATGTCCACCTCTTTAACCAGCTCACACTGGTGCTGCAACCGACAGGGAAACGACTGCGATGGAAAGAGAATCACAGCCAGCACATTCCGGGCTGA
- the tssG gene encoding type VI secretion system baseplate subunit TssG, which produces MERESQPAHSGLTKRLSGHIWRINFYRFCQLLEQEKPDAPKLGSTEKLAADPVRFRPWPGMGFPVSELKAVETDEDHTDLSPTVRTTFLGMYGVDSPLPTACLDDIAQRREGHEATTAFLDIFSHRIHTQYYRIWRKYAYPATFEAGGVDDTSQCLLGLVGLGIPGTAEQVATPVSRFLALLGTMRLPTRNAEGIRQLVSLLAPDTRATVISPDPVKVPVENRSGLGKGHRVSLSQRATLGRTGKEACSRILLMLATDNPQEAQGWLPGAQLHTDLMVLLRVYMGYRSDVRLRLTVPVSCLPEPRLGKTSQVQLGRTGVLGLKRGRPATCTHLTVSLGTCEGLSCETLRPAQPGGYRFD; this is translated from the coding sequence ATGGAAAGAGAATCACAGCCAGCACATTCCGGGCTGACGAAGCGGCTGAGCGGCCACATCTGGCGGATTAATTTTTACCGCTTCTGCCAGCTTCTGGAGCAGGAAAAACCGGATGCGCCGAAGCTCGGCAGCACCGAAAAACTCGCTGCCGACCCGGTGCGTTTTCGCCCGTGGCCGGGCATGGGGTTCCCGGTCAGTGAACTGAAGGCGGTCGAAACCGATGAGGACCACACGGACCTGTCGCCGACGGTGCGCACCACTTTTCTCGGGATGTATGGCGTGGATTCGCCACTGCCGACCGCCTGTCTCGACGATATTGCGCAGCGCCGGGAAGGGCATGAAGCCACCACCGCGTTCCTTGATATCTTCAGCCACCGTATCCACACCCAGTATTACCGTATCTGGCGCAAATACGCTTACCCGGCAACCTTCGAGGCAGGCGGTGTGGATGACACGTCTCAGTGCCTGCTGGGGCTGGTTGGCCTTGGTATTCCGGGTACGGCAGAGCAGGTGGCTACACCGGTTTCCCGCTTCCTGGCGCTACTGGGCACCATGCGGCTGCCAACCCGAAACGCCGAAGGCATCCGCCAGCTGGTGAGCCTGCTGGCCCCGGATACCCGGGCCACGGTTATCAGCCCGGATCCGGTGAAAGTTCCTGTAGAGAATCGCAGCGGGCTCGGTAAAGGACACCGGGTTTCCCTGTCACAGCGCGCCACGCTCGGCAGAACCGGGAAAGAAGCCTGCAGCCGTATCCTGCTGATGCTGGCAACCGACAACCCACAAGAGGCACAGGGCTGGCTGCCCGGCGCTCAGCTGCACACTGACCTGATGGTACTGCTGCGGGTGTACATGGGTTACCGCTCTGATGTACGCCTTCGCCTCACTGTACCGGTAAGCTGCCTGCCTGAACCGCGTCTGGGTAAGACAAGCCAGGTACAACTGGGGCGCACCGGTGTACTGGGCCTGAAGCGGGGCCGCCCTGCGACCTGCACGCACCTGACCGTAAGCCTTGGCACCTGTGAAGGCCTGTCCTGCGAGACTCTGCGGCCGGCACAACCCGGTGGCTACCGTTTCGACTGA